In the Takifugu flavidus isolate HTHZ2018 chromosome 11, ASM371156v2, whole genome shotgun sequence genome, one interval contains:
- the agpat4 gene encoding 1-acyl-sn-glycerol-3-phosphate acyltransferase delta, whose amino-acid sequence MGLWQVLKSQFLCHLIICYVFLVSGLIINVVQICTSPLWLLNKQLARRINVRLGYCVSSQMVAALEWWSGTECTLYTEPESYQLYGKENAIVVLNHRFELDFLCGWTFCERFGVLGSSKVLAKKELSYVPIIGWMWYFLEIVFCKRKWEEDRRTVAESLQNLHDYPENFWFLLFCEGTRFTPKKHQISMQVAESKGLPKLKYHLLPRTKGFWVTVQNLRGTAAAVYDSSLNFRNNQTPTLRDILNGKKYHADLYVRRIPLEAIPEDEAECAAWLHKLYQEKDSFQEHYTQTGRFPGPIATPPRRPWPLINWLFWACLLLYLLGLFLAQLISSGSTLTIVASVVLCSAASFGVRWMIGQTEINRGSSYGNKEVPLNNN is encoded by the exons ATGGGTCTCTGGCAGGTGCTGAAATCCCAGTTCCTGTGCCACCTGATCATCTGCTATGTGTTCCTGGTCAGCGGGCTCATCATCAACGTGGTCCAGATCTGTACTTCACCACTGTGGCTGCTCAATAAGCAGTTGGCGCGCAGGATCAACGTCAGACTGGGCTACTGCGTCAGCAGTC AGATGGTGGCTGCTCTGGAGTGGTGGTCTGGGACTGAATGCACGCTTTACACCGAACCGGAGAGCTACCAGCTTTATGGAAAGGAGAACGCCATTGTGGTTCTTAACCACAGGTTTGAGCTGGATTTCCTGTGCGGGTGGACCTTCTGTGAGAGGTTCGGAGTTCTTGGG AGCTCGAAGGTGTTGGCCAAAAAGGAGTTAAGCTATGTCCCCATCATTGGCTGGATGTGGTACTTCCTGGAGATAGTTTTCTGCAAAAGGAAATGGGAAGAGGACAGAAGAACCGTCGCCGAGAGCCTCCAGAACCTGCACGATTACCCAGAGAACTTCTGG TTTTTGCTTTTCTGTGAAGGCACACGCTTCACACCCAAGAAGCACCAGATCAGCATGCAGGTGGCAGAGAGCAAAGGCTTACCCAAACTGAAGTACCACCTTCTGCCCAGGACCAAAGGATTCTGGGTAACCGTTCAGAACCTCAGAGGAACGG ctgcagccgtgTACGACTCCAGTCTCAACTTCAGAAACAACCAGACGCCAACTTTGCGCGACATTCTCAATGGAAAGAAGTATCACGCCGACTTATACGTGAG GAGAATTCCGCTGGAGGCGATCCCAGAAGATGAGGCAGAATGTGCTGCCTGGCTCCACAAACTCTACCAGGAGAAG GACAGCTTTCAGGAGCACTACACCCAGACGGGGCGTTTTCCTGGCCCGATTGCCACCCCGCCACGCCGACCCTGGCCCCTGATTAACTGGCTTTTCTGGGCGTGCCTGCTCCTCTACCTACTAGGCCTGTTTTTAGCTCAGCTGATCAGCTCTGGATCAACGCTAACCATCGTAGCATCAGTGGTTCTCTGCTCTGCAG CTTCATTCGGGGTTCGCTGGATGATTGGCCAGACTGAGatcaacagaggctccagttaTGGGAACAAGGAGGTTCCGCTAAACAACAACTAA